A genomic window from Acidobacteriota bacterium includes:
- a CDS encoding TlyA family RNA methyltransferase: MSETATRLDQLLVQRGLFRSREQARRAVRGGVVAVDGRTVDKPSRPVAEDAPVEIRGPAEPFVSRAGGKLAAALETFAVDPTGWVCLDVGASTGGFTDCLLQRGAERVYALDVGHDQLDERLRRDPRVIVHEGVNARYLKPGFLPEAVQLATFDLSFISVLKVVPAVLPLVAEGGLLIALLKPQFEVGRSGVGKGGVVRDEARRRQVLEERREELSGLGLRFLGRVDSPVPGKTGNREELVCFQRPAARRLVDRGTKREPAGL, translated from the coding sequence ATGTCCGAGACGGCCACCCGCCTCGATCAGCTGCTGGTCCAGCGCGGCCTGTTTCGCAGCCGCGAGCAGGCACGGCGGGCGGTGCGGGGTGGCGTGGTGGCGGTGGACGGCAGAACCGTGGACAAGCCGTCCCGACCGGTGGCGGAGGACGCCCCGGTGGAGATCCGGGGTCCGGCGGAGCCGTTCGTCTCCCGCGCCGGCGGCAAGCTGGCAGCGGCCCTGGAGACCTTCGCCGTCGATCCTACCGGCTGGGTTTGCCTCGACGTCGGGGCCTCCACCGGCGGTTTTACCGATTGTCTGTTGCAACGGGGCGCGGAGCGGGTCTATGCCCTAGACGTCGGTCACGACCAGCTGGACGAGCGATTGCGCCGAGACCCGCGGGTGATCGTCCACGAGGGGGTCAACGCCCGCTATCTGAAGCCGGGCTTCCTGCCCGAGGCGGTGCAGCTGGCGACCTTCGACCTGAGCTTCATCTCGGTGCTCAAGGTGGTGCCGGCGGTGCTGCCCCTGGTGGCGGAGGGAGGGCTCCTCATCGCTCTGCTCAAGCCCCAATTCGAAGTCGGGCGTTCCGGCGTCGGCAAGGGCGGGGTGGTGCGGGACGAAGCGCGGCGCCGGCAGGTGCTGGAAGAGCGCCGCGAGGAATTGTCCGGCCTCGGTTTACGCTTTCTAGGGAGAGTGGACTCGCCGGTACCCGGCAAGACGGGGAATCGCGAGGAGCTGGTGTGCTTCCAGCGGCCCGCAGCCCGGCGGCTGGTGGATCGAGGCACGAAACGGGAGCCGGCGGGTCTTTAG
- a CDS encoding NAD(+)/NADH kinase — MDHPSQRGPIDPSAPDSDSPDPERRESAGEVLGETRFRRVGVVAKPEIEAMRVAGELGEWLRRRQMEVHLDARTLAQVGNGATGCFDPSGDYDLVVALGGDGTLLGVARRLNGDTPLLGVNLGNLGFLTEVGRTELYPTLVKVLSGDFELEERSLLQVTVFPQDGSPQRFQAFNDAVIAKGARSRIVELNLSVDQHPVARYRADGMIISTPTGSTAYNLSAGGPILFPQLPATVLAPICPHTLSLRPMVVPSYACIEVVLETRDEEVFVTIDGQEGTTLAYHDRVQITRSRSCIHLVKTSNRTFYDSLRGKLRWGGLSSEPAKKS, encoded by the coding sequence GTGGATCATCCATCGCAGCGCGGCCCCATCGACCCTTCGGCACCAGACTCGGACTCGCCAGACCCGGAGCGCCGGGAGAGCGCTGGCGAGGTTTTGGGAGAGACTCGCTTTCGGCGTGTCGGCGTGGTGGCAAAGCCCGAGATCGAGGCCATGCGGGTCGCCGGGGAGCTCGGGGAGTGGCTGCGCCGGCGGCAGATGGAGGTGCACCTGGACGCCCGCACCTTGGCGCAGGTGGGCAATGGAGCCACCGGCTGCTTCGACCCTTCCGGGGACTACGACCTGGTGGTGGCTTTGGGCGGCGACGGCACCCTTTTGGGAGTCGCTCGGCGGCTCAACGGCGACACGCCGCTGCTGGGGGTCAACCTGGGGAATTTGGGCTTCCTCACCGAGGTAGGCCGCACCGAGCTGTATCCGACCCTGGTCAAGGTCCTCTCCGGTGACTTCGAGCTCGAGGAGCGCTCTCTGCTCCAGGTCACCGTCTTCCCCCAGGACGGCTCGCCCCAGCGTTTCCAGGCGTTCAACGACGCGGTCATCGCCAAGGGGGCGCGCTCGCGCATCGTCGAGCTCAACCTGAGCGTCGATCAACATCCGGTGGCCCGCTATCGCGCCGACGGCATGATCATCTCCACCCCCACCGGTTCCACCGCCTACAATCTCTCCGCCGGCGGCCCCATCCTCTTCCCCCAGCTGCCCGCCACGGTGCTCGCCCCCATCTGTCCCCACACCCTGTCGCTGCGCCCCATGGTGGTGCCCAGCTACGCCTGCATCGAGGTGGTGTTGGAGACTCGGGACGAGGAGGTCTTCGTCACCATCGACGGCCAGGAGGGCACCACTCTGGCGTACCACGACCGGGTGCAGATCACCCGCAGCCGCTCGTGTATCCATCTGGTGAAGACGTCGAACCGAACCTTCTACGACAGCCTGCGGGGCAAGCTGCGCTGGGGCGGCCTGTCCTCCGAACCGGCCAAGAAATCGTGA
- a CDS encoding translocation/assembly module TamB domain-containing protein, producing MKSPASSTPASPEPAPDSAPGPSPGGGTASKAGKERPKGRRWRALRRWLIRGVLWIAALLAFLVFVGTVSVRSAAVREALRLQVVDRLSSSLERSVTLEEVDFSLLPPVLELQDLRVAAEATGDPPVLTVERLRLEGAILNPWRRRWRLRQVEVVRPHLRLTVDPEGEINLPLPEAGDGGQVRIGALLVEDGVLEFEEQQWPLTLNAQDVRARMVGEGPGRLQGQATAASVQLRLPQAENYPLEVTVNGRYGPGEVILDSVRAVGEGLSMDAAGSVSWGRSLRESGAAERYLVELETTLRGSSQVLTDLGYLNGELSGPLRTEGVFQAWDGEWGYQGTASSPELEWSGRRLESLSGELSADRERVHLDLQRGSYAGGDLRGWAVVELESPTYPVEVDLDFRGVPLDRLLASEGLSLSGFASVVDGELDYRSVQQGRDRGYGWGQFEISPTSGPGVALAGTVPLTIEDGLVSSQAVLLGSERQRLFFGGSYDLARLEGAFDYELNSHDLVELSALLLPFLGGDAEAPWVPQSGEGQIQGSLAVSRGDPTLAARLNLRDVATSQVAAERVRGSVQVENGSVDYLSVELMEGEAALLITGTVRPQDSQRVSQGPTGGAAGGSLSPSAPAQGFVFQTAAVPGPVGDGVPRRPEIELDFDALDWPLNTIGYWRDLNLPLAGPVSGRLSLVGDGVDLSGRIRAAVAPAELLERSVEEVRGELAWDSEGLDIRKLMVTAAAGSAEVQGSFDPVTGAMDLDVESELELAGEPLASLLGGGLAGRVRLEGTLGGSLEDPRVELAGEVDAMQVLGRSLARPGVTAAQLEASWDGERVEAEGELLGLLRFAGGGALDRSQAALDFAVSSPELRGLVELVTDRPVPELEGELAGRLRVRGPVTEPSEFVAELELDRLEGGYSGAFIEQLEPTRATLQGTRLTVDSLYLGNRERESDFFATGALELAPGGTVDLSVQSSLSTLWLRPVVVELGLPEEFAAPGRFDLLGRLVGPLDGPYLDGQAQVTLEPFVIPTVPQAVEDLNARIAFYQDRAELENLEARVGDGRIVARGTVEREPDGGIGGYQVYTHLEDLKVLFPEGWLQQGDAELWLSSSDSGRDLQGLVELEQVRYLEDLEVGLGNAIQGLLETERQEVGSTNEWLAGTRVDLLIEAPQALRVRNRSADLRGDLDLELRGTLARPVLLGTIDVQPGGTLVYADNEYRIERGLVTFANLYRTEPVVDLVATSRVRSYEVVLNLSGTPERLEVDVNSDPPLPQLDLMALVAGGAPVDRNARPTLPGSTDDGQLDAQAFLYGQAASAITDRVNVLFGLDKLRVDPLPNSTGSSSVRLTVGKRLSNDFYITYSRDPSTTEEDILEAEWQVTSNLVLVFTQNGDGSFSVDALWDQRF from the coding sequence ATGAAGAGCCCTGCTTCCAGCACGCCTGCTTCTCCGGAGCCTGCGCCGGACTCTGCGCCCGGTCCGTCTCCCGGTGGGGGCACCGCCTCGAAGGCTGGCAAGGAACGCCCCAAGGGCCGCCGCTGGCGGGCATTGCGGCGTTGGCTGATTCGAGGGGTCCTGTGGATTGCCGCGCTGCTGGCATTCCTGGTCTTCGTAGGGACCGTGTCGGTGCGCAGCGCAGCGGTGCGGGAGGCGTTGCGCCTGCAGGTGGTGGATCGCCTGAGCAGCTCGTTGGAGCGGTCCGTGACCCTGGAGGAAGTGGATTTCTCCCTCCTACCGCCGGTGCTCGAGCTGCAGGATCTGCGGGTGGCGGCGGAGGCTACCGGGGATCCGCCGGTGTTGACGGTGGAACGGCTGCGGCTGGAGGGGGCGATCCTCAATCCCTGGCGGCGGCGCTGGCGGCTGCGCCAGGTGGAGGTGGTGCGGCCTCATCTGCGGCTCACCGTGGATCCCGAGGGCGAGATCAACCTGCCCCTGCCGGAGGCCGGGGACGGCGGCCAGGTGCGCATCGGCGCCCTGCTGGTGGAGGATGGCGTGCTGGAGTTCGAGGAGCAGCAGTGGCCCTTGACCCTGAACGCCCAGGACGTGCGGGCGCGGATGGTGGGAGAAGGGCCGGGCCGGCTCCAGGGGCAGGCGACGGCGGCGTCGGTGCAGCTGCGGCTGCCGCAGGCCGAGAATTATCCGCTGGAGGTCACCGTCAACGGCCGCTACGGCCCGGGGGAGGTGATCCTGGATTCGGTGCGGGCGGTGGGCGAAGGTCTCTCCATGGACGCCGCCGGCAGTGTTTCCTGGGGGCGCTCGCTGCGCGAGTCCGGGGCGGCGGAGCGCTATCTGGTAGAGCTGGAGACGACCCTGCGGGGCAGCTCCCAAGTGCTCACGGACCTCGGCTATTTGAACGGTGAGCTCAGCGGCCCATTGCGCACCGAAGGCGTGTTTCAGGCGTGGGACGGTGAATGGGGCTATCAGGGCACCGCATCTTCCCCGGAGCTGGAATGGTCCGGGCGACGGCTGGAGAGCTTGAGCGGTGAGCTCAGCGCCGATCGCGAGCGGGTGCACCTGGACCTGCAGCGGGGCTCCTACGCCGGCGGCGACCTCCGGGGCTGGGCGGTGGTGGAGCTGGAGTCACCGACCTATCCGGTGGAGGTGGATCTGGACTTCCGGGGCGTGCCCCTGGATCGCCTGCTGGCCTCCGAGGGACTTTCCCTCTCCGGCTTCGCCAGCGTCGTGGACGGCGAGCTCGACTATCGATCGGTGCAGCAGGGGAGGGATCGAGGCTATGGCTGGGGACAGTTCGAAATCTCGCCCACCTCGGGACCAGGAGTCGCCCTGGCGGGCACCGTACCGCTGACCATCGAGGACGGGCTGGTGTCGAGTCAGGCGGTGCTGCTGGGCTCGGAGCGCCAGCGCCTCTTCTTCGGTGGCAGCTACGACCTGGCGCGCTTGGAAGGAGCCTTCGACTACGAGCTCAACAGCCACGATCTGGTGGAGCTTTCGGCCCTCTTGCTGCCCTTCCTGGGGGGCGATGCGGAAGCCCCCTGGGTGCCCCAGAGCGGCGAAGGGCAGATCCAGGGGAGCCTGGCGGTGAGCCGCGGTGACCCTACCCTGGCGGCGCGGCTGAACCTCCGTGATGTGGCCACCAGCCAGGTGGCGGCGGAGCGGGTGCGGGGCAGTGTGCAGGTGGAGAACGGCTCGGTGGATTACCTGAGCGTCGAGCTGATGGAAGGCGAGGCGGCGCTGTTGATCACCGGCACGGTGCGCCCCCAGGATTCCCAAAGAGTCTCGCAGGGGCCCACGGGAGGAGCTGCGGGAGGTTCTCTGAGCCCCAGCGCTCCGGCTCAGGGCTTCGTCTTCCAGACCGCCGCCGTCCCGGGACCGGTGGGGGACGGCGTGCCGCGGCGGCCGGAGATCGAGCTCGACTTCGATGCCCTCGACTGGCCTCTGAACACCATCGGCTATTGGCGCGACCTGAACTTGCCCCTCGCCGGTCCGGTGAGCGGCCGGCTGTCTCTGGTGGGGGACGGAGTGGATCTTTCCGGCCGCATCCGGGCGGCGGTGGCACCGGCGGAGCTGCTGGAACGCTCGGTGGAGGAGGTTCGGGGGGAGCTGGCTTGGGACTCAGAGGGCCTGGACATTCGCAAGCTCATGGTCACCGCGGCAGCGGGCTCGGCGGAGGTGCAGGGGAGCTTCGATCCGGTGACCGGTGCCATGGACTTGGATGTGGAGTCCGAGCTGGAGCTCGCCGGTGAGCCGTTGGCGAGCCTGCTGGGCGGTGGGCTGGCGGGGCGCGTGCGCCTCGAGGGGACCCTCGGTGGGAGCCTCGAGGACCCCCGGGTGGAGCTCGCCGGCGAGGTGGACGCAATGCAGGTGCTGGGCCGCTCTCTGGCCCGGCCGGGGGTGACCGCGGCGCAGCTGGAGGCGAGCTGGGACGGTGAGCGGGTGGAGGCCGAGGGAGAGCTGCTGGGGCTGCTGCGCTTCGCCGGCGGCGGGGCCCTGGACCGCAGCCAGGCGGCTCTCGACTTCGCCGTCTCCAGCCCCGAGCTGCGGGGCTTGGTGGAGCTGGTGACGGATCGGCCGGTGCCGGAGCTGGAAGGCGAGCTCGCCGGCCGGCTGCGGGTTCGGGGACCGGTGACCGAGCCTTCGGAGTTCGTGGCGGAGCTGGAGCTGGATCGCCTGGAAGGCGGCTATTCCGGAGCCTTCATCGAGCAGCTGGAGCCCACCCGGGCGACCCTCCAGGGCACCCGCCTCACCGTCGATTCCCTCTATCTGGGCAACCGGGAACGGGAGAGCGACTTCTTCGCCACCGGCGCTCTCGAGCTGGCCCCCGGGGGCACGGTGGACCTATCGGTGCAGAGCAGCCTCAGCACGCTCTGGCTGCGGCCGGTGGTGGTGGAGTTGGGGCTGCCGGAAGAGTTCGCGGCGCCGGGGCGCTTCGATCTCTTGGGTCGCCTCGTGGGGCCTTTGGACGGGCCCTATCTCGACGGTCAGGCCCAGGTCACCCTGGAGCCCTTCGTGATCCCCACCGTGCCCCAGGCGGTGGAAGACTTGAACGCCCGCATCGCCTTCTACCAGGACCGGGCGGAGCTGGAGAATCTGGAAGCGCGGGTGGGGGACGGCCGCATCGTCGCCCGGGGGACGGTGGAGCGGGAGCCCGACGGCGGCATCGGTGGCTACCAGGTCTACACTCATCTGGAGGATTTGAAGGTGCTCTTCCCGGAGGGCTGGTTGCAGCAGGGGGATGCCGAGCTGTGGCTCTCCTCCAGCGACAGCGGCCGGGATCTCCAGGGGCTGGTGGAGCTGGAGCAGGTGCGCTATCTGGAGGATTTGGAAGTAGGTTTGGGCAACGCCATCCAGGGGCTGCTGGAGACCGAGCGCCAGGAGGTGGGGTCGACCAATGAATGGCTCGCCGGTACCCGGGTGGATCTGCTCATCGAGGCTCCCCAGGCTCTGCGGGTGCGCAACCGCTCCGCCGATCTGCGGGGGGATCTGGACCTGGAGCTGCGGGGAACCTTGGCCCGGCCGGTGCTCCTGGGCACCATCGACGTGCAGCCCGGCGGTACCCTGGTCTACGCCGACAACGAATACCGCATCGAGCGCGGCCTGGTGACCTTCGCCAACCTCTACCGCACCGAGCCGGTGGTGGACCTGGTGGCCACTTCCCGGGTGCGCAGCTACGAGGTGGTGCTCAACCTCTCCGGCACTCCCGAACGGCTGGAGGTGGATGTCAACTCCGACCCGCCGCTCCCCCAGCTCGACCTCATGGCCCTGGTGGCCGGCGGCGCGCCGGTGGACCGCAACGCCCGGCCGACGCTGCCGGGTTCCACCGACGACGGGCAGCTGGACGCCCAGGCCTTCCTCTACGGCCAGGCCGCCAGCGCCATCACCGACCGGGTCAATGTGCTCTTCGGTCTCGACAAGCTGCGGGTGGACCCGCTGCCCAACAGCACCGGTTCTTCGTCCGTGCGGCTGACCGTGGGCAAACGGCTGAGCAACGACTTCTACATCACCTACTCCCGGGATCCCTCCACCACCGAGGAGGACATCTTGGAGGCGGAGTGGCAGGTGACCTCGAATCTGGTGCTGGTCTTCACCCAGAACGGGGACGGATCTTTCTCCGTCGACGCCCTGTGGGATCAACGGTTTTGA